A region from the Candidatus Thiothrix putei genome encodes:
- a CDS encoding PhoH family protein, with translation MSPAHAPHTHVNRLFVLDTNVLMHDPTALFRFQEHDIFLPMVVLEELDHSKKGVSEVARNVRQVSRFMDDLISAAGADAIHSGVPLSSNPMFGNGKAPSGKLLFQTEALDYPAPTGLPGDSPDNTILTVALSLRDKYPERDVILVSKDINLRIKATIVGLKAEDYFNDQVLDDADLLPTGFHELPADFWEAHNKEMESWKEHGHTFYKLFGPLTQEWLPGHFLALPGDQPFQAIVRKKTFDHVIIETIRDFTEPRHAVWGITARNREQNFALNLLMDPDIDFVTMLGAAGTGKTLLTLAAGLAQLLDEQLYKEIIMTRVTVPVGEDIGFLPGTEEEKMAPWMGALMDNLEVLTQPTGGSKWGRSATDEFLMSKIKIKSLNFMRGRTFLNRYIIIDEAQNLTPKQMKTLITRAGPGTKVVCLGNIAQIDTPYLTETSSGLTYVVDRFKGWEHGGHVTLQRGERSRLADYASDHL, from the coding sequence ATGAGTCCAGCACACGCCCCCCATACCCACGTAAACCGCTTATTTGTCCTCGACACTAACGTGCTGATGCACGACCCCACCGCCCTCTTCCGCTTCCAAGAACACGATATTTTCCTGCCCATGGTGGTGCTGGAAGAGCTGGATCACAGCAAAAAAGGCGTGTCGGAAGTGGCACGTAATGTGCGGCAAGTCAGCCGCTTTATGGATGATCTGATTTCCGCCGCCGGTGCCGATGCCATTCACTCAGGCGTGCCGCTCTCTAGTAACCCGATGTTCGGTAATGGCAAAGCGCCCAGCGGCAAACTGCTGTTTCAAACCGAAGCACTCGACTATCCTGCCCCAACGGGTTTGCCAGGGGACTCACCCGACAATACCATCCTCACCGTTGCGCTGAGCTTGCGGGACAAATACCCCGAACGTGATGTGATTTTGGTCTCCAAAGACATTAATCTGCGCATTAAAGCCACAATTGTGGGCTTGAAAGCCGAGGATTATTTCAACGACCAAGTGTTGGATGATGCCGACTTGTTGCCCACGGGTTTCCACGAATTGCCAGCCGATTTTTGGGAAGCTCACAATAAGGAAATGGAATCCTGGAAAGAGCATGGGCATACCTTCTACAAACTGTTCGGCCCATTGACGCAAGAATGGCTGCCAGGGCATTTCTTAGCCTTACCGGGCGATCAGCCGTTTCAAGCGATTGTGCGTAAAAAAACGTTTGATCACGTCATTATTGAAACCATCCGCGATTTCACCGAGCCACGTCACGCCGTCTGGGGCATTACTGCCCGCAACCGCGAACAAAATTTCGCGCTGAATTTATTGATGGATCCCGATATTGATTTCGTCACCATGTTAGGCGCAGCGGGGACGGGCAAAACCTTGCTGACACTCGCCGCTGGCTTGGCACAATTGCTGGATGAGCAACTCTACAAAGAAATCATTATGACGCGCGTCACCGTGCCAGTCGGCGAAGACATCGGCTTTTTGCCCGGTACGGAAGAGGAAAAAATGGCACCGTGGATGGGTGCGCTCATGGATAACCTCGAAGTCCTTACCCAGCCCACCGGCGGCAGCAAATGGGGTCGCAGCGCCACCGATGAATTCCTCATGAGTAAAATCAAGATAAAATCGCTAAATTTTATGCGTGGTCGAACCTTCCTGAATCGGTATATCATTATCGACGAAGCGCAAAATCTCACCCCTAAACAGATGAAAACCCTGATTACCCGCGCCGGGCCGGGAACAAAAGTCGTGTGCTTGGGGAATATTGCGCAGATTGATACACCGTATTTGACCGAAACTTCTTCTGGTTTGACGTATGTGGTGGATCGTTTCAAGGGCTGGGAACACGGCGGACACGTCACGCTGCAACGCGGCGAACGTTCACGCTTGGCGGATTACGCCTCTGACCATTTATAA
- the bamC gene encoding outer membrane protein assembly factor BamC — translation MSSMNMLPLSRSVVVIGSALILSACSGLNVDSVSDRVDYKNNKSINSLEVPPDLNAPDYDPTYATIPGGSVSAAALARGEAQSGNAVVLPTNAAIQLMREGNVRWLQVNAPAEAVWPKLHEFWRAMGVGVKRDEPRVGIMETDWAENKAEIPLDFIRKTIGKAFEGMYDAGSRDRFKIRLERPAEQATNVYLSHERAEESVSGTGVKWQYAPARPELEAEMLNRLMVFLQGGDATATAQPVAESTLTAVQVAMTQLEGGQPGLVVGSAANDVWIRTGVMLGRIGMSIEGQQRANGVYLATYDGDNKDSKQGFFSRLLKSDKDMLKVGGKYQVQISDAGNRSLITVGDADGSPLKPAVATELLERLKSEFER, via the coding sequence ATGAGTTCCATGAATATGCTTCCCCTGTCACGTTCAGTGGTGGTTATCGGTTCAGCACTGATACTGTCCGCTTGCTCCGGCTTGAATGTTGATTCAGTCAGTGATCGTGTCGATTATAAAAACAACAAAAGTATCAACTCGCTGGAAGTGCCCCCAGACCTGAATGCACCAGATTATGATCCGACTTATGCCACCATTCCGGGTGGTTCTGTCAGTGCGGCTGCTTTAGCGCGTGGCGAAGCGCAAAGTGGCAATGCAGTTGTGTTGCCGACTAATGCTGCTATTCAGCTTATGCGTGAGGGCAATGTGCGTTGGTTGCAAGTGAACGCTCCGGCGGAAGCAGTGTGGCCGAAATTGCACGAATTTTGGCGTGCGATGGGCGTAGGCGTCAAACGTGATGAGCCGCGTGTGGGCATCATGGAAACTGACTGGGCAGAAAACAAGGCGGAAATCCCGTTGGATTTTATCCGCAAAACCATTGGTAAAGCATTTGAGGGCATGTATGACGCGGGTAGTCGTGATCGCTTTAAAATTCGTTTAGAACGTCCTGCTGAACAAGCAACCAATGTCTATCTTAGCCATGAACGTGCTGAGGAGTCTGTCAGTGGTACTGGGGTAAAATGGCAATACGCGCCTGCAAGACCTGAGTTAGAGGCAGAAATGCTCAATCGCTTGATGGTTTTCTTGCAAGGTGGTGATGCCACAGCTACTGCGCAGCCTGTTGCTGAATCTACGTTGACAGCAGTGCAGGTCGCGATGACACAATTGGAGGGTGGGCAACCCGGCTTGGTTGTCGGTAGTGCCGCGAATGATGTTTGGATTCGTACTGGTGTCATGCTGGGGCGAATTGGTATGAGCATCGAGGGGCAGCAGCGAGCTAATGGCGTTTACCTTGCCACTTACGATGGTGATAACAAAGACAGCAAGCAAGGTTTCTTTAGTCGTTTGCTCAAATCCGATAAAGACATGTTGAAAGTTGGCGGCAAATATCAGGTGCAAATCTCTGATGCTGGCAACCGTAGTCTGATTACGGTTGGTGACGCTGACGGCAGCCCATTGAAACCAGCAGTGGCCACTGAATTGCTGGAACGCCTCAAGTCTGAATTTGAGCGCTAA
- a CDS encoding MBL fold metallo-hydrolase — protein sequence MLRFASLGSGSKGNGTLIESGKTRILLDCGFTLGETERRLHRLGCPPQSLTAILITHEHGDHAAGVGRLSRRYNIPVWLTVGTYHAMRDTNFANTHYINVHQALEIQDLQVIPFPVPHDAREPCQFVFGNGCHKLGILTDVGSHTPLILQMLQRLDALMLECNYDAMMLANGAYPASLKARVAGRYGHLDNNQSTYLLEQLDLSQLQHLIGMHLSENNNLPDYAYQALCTGVGCEQGWIQLANQTDGLRWCEIH from the coding sequence ATGCTGCGGTTTGCTTCCCTCGGTAGTGGCAGCAAAGGCAACGGTACACTCATCGAGTCCGGCAAAACCCGTATTTTGCTGGACTGTGGTTTTACCTTGGGTGAAACCGAGCGGCGTTTACACCGTCTTGGTTGTCCGCCACAGTCTCTAACGGCAATTCTCATTACTCACGAACATGGTGATCATGCAGCAGGCGTGGGGCGACTTTCCCGGCGTTACAATATTCCTGTGTGGCTCACGGTGGGTACTTATCATGCTATGCGTGATACCAACTTCGCCAACACGCATTACATTAATGTTCATCAAGCACTGGAAATCCAGGACTTGCAAGTTATTCCCTTTCCCGTTCCTCATGATGCGCGAGAACCCTGCCAATTTGTATTTGGTAACGGTTGTCATAAGTTAGGCATTCTGACAGATGTCGGTAGTCACACGCCGTTAATACTGCAAATGCTACAGCGTTTGGATGCGCTTATGTTGGAATGCAATTATGACGCAATGATGCTGGCAAATGGTGCTTATCCGGCCTCGCTGAAAGCACGGGTAGCGGGGCGTTACGGGCATTTAGATAATAATCAGTCTACCTACTTACTGGAGCAGCTTGATCTTAGCCAGTTACAACATTTGATCGGAATGCATTTGAGCGAGAATAACAACTTGCCGGACTATGCCTATCAAGCATTGTGTACAGGCGTTGGTTGTGAGCAAGGCTGGATTCAGCTTGCAAATCAAACGGATGGGCTTAGGTGGTGTGAGATTCACTAA
- the dapA gene encoding 4-hydroxy-tetrahydrodipicolinate synthase, whose amino-acid sequence MFRGSMVALITPMKANGDVDEAALEALVAFHLENGTDAIVAVGTTGESATLNYKEHRHVMKRVIDLVAGKIPVIAGTGSNSTAEAIEMTEIAMQDGADACLLVTPYYNKPTQEGLYQHYKLIAERVAIPQILYNVPGRTACDMLPETVERLAAIPNIVGIKEATGNLERAADILQRCGDRMDLYSGDDATAMELILMGGKGDISVTANVAPKAMHEMCVAALAGDRATASRINATLAALHTDLFLEPNPMPVKWALAKMGFGDERGIRLPLVPCSEAIKPQVLAAMRQAGIEC is encoded by the coding sequence ATGTTTCGCGGCAGTATGGTGGCACTCATAACCCCGATGAAAGCCAATGGGGACGTGGATGAGGCGGCGTTGGAAGCGCTGGTGGCGTTCCATTTGGAAAACGGCACCGACGCTATTGTGGCAGTCGGCACAACCGGCGAATCGGCAACCTTGAATTACAAGGAACACCGGCATGTCATGAAACGTGTGATTGATTTGGTGGCGGGTAAAATTCCGGTGATCGCAGGTACTGGCTCGAATAGCACCGCCGAAGCGATCGAAATGACCGAAATCGCCATGCAAGACGGCGCGGATGCTTGCTTGCTGGTGACGCCTTACTACAATAAGCCAACGCAAGAAGGTTTGTATCAGCATTACAAGCTGATTGCTGAGCGCGTGGCAATCCCACAGATTCTTTACAATGTGCCGGGGCGGACGGCGTGTGATATGTTGCCTGAAACGGTTGAGCGTTTGGCTGCGATCCCCAATATCGTCGGTATTAAAGAAGCGACCGGCAATCTGGAACGCGCCGCCGACATTTTACAGCGTTGTGGCGACCGTATGGATTTGTACAGTGGCGATGACGCAACGGCCATGGAATTGATTCTGATGGGCGGTAAAGGAGATATTTCCGTCACTGCCAACGTTGCACCTAAAGCGATGCATGAAATGTGTGTCGCTGCTTTGGCGGGCGATCGGGCAACGGCGAGCCGTATCAATGCTACACTTGCAGCATTGCACACCGATTTGTTCCTTGAACCTAACCCGATGCCGGTAAAATGGGCATTGGCGAAAATGGGTTTTGGGGATGAACGCGGCATACGTTTACCGCTTGTCCCTTGTTCTGAGGCTATTAAGCCCCAAGTGCTGGCAGCCATGCGTCAAGCCGGTATTGAGTGTTAG
- a CDS encoding LysR family transcriptional regulator: MSRLDYMANFVAVVDKGSITAAADQLELTVAAVSKRLKMLETELGVRLLTRNTRQLSLTEAGHYYYQHCREIQEEVNRVDQHLLAMQGKLSGELRINMPMTYGKVRLTKLLIRFLQQHPDIHLTAHLDDAYTDAASGDYDVVIRIGVLDDSRLVARKLENAYLLPVAAPAYLQTHGTPQTPAELAQHQCLHYTNVSHREGWTLYDQAGHASNVQIRGQLCANNGEVLKQAAIAGMGVALLPDFELQEALAKGELVRILPEYSAQTVSVYAVYPSRQFLPEKTRALVDFLISALQIA; the protein is encoded by the coding sequence ATGAGTCGCTTGGATTACATGGCTAATTTTGTTGCCGTCGTCGATAAGGGAAGCATCACTGCTGCCGCTGATCAACTGGAACTCACGGTTGCCGCCGTCAGCAAACGCTTGAAAATGTTGGAAACCGAGCTGGGTGTGCGTTTGCTGACCCGGAATACCCGCCAACTGTCCTTGACCGAAGCCGGGCATTATTACTACCAACATTGCCGCGAAATTCAGGAGGAAGTGAATCGCGTTGATCAACATTTGCTGGCGATGCAGGGCAAACTCAGTGGCGAGTTACGCATCAATATGCCGATGACTTATGGCAAAGTGCGCCTCACGAAATTGCTGATCCGCTTTTTGCAGCAACACCCCGATATTCACTTGACCGCGCATTTGGATGATGCTTACACCGATGCGGCGAGTGGTGATTACGATGTAGTCATCCGTATCGGCGTGTTGGATGATTCGCGTCTGGTGGCTCGCAAGCTGGAAAATGCTTACTTGCTGCCCGTCGCCGCGCCAGCCTATTTGCAAACCCACGGCACACCGCAAACGCCCGCCGAGTTAGCCCAACACCAATGCCTACATTACACCAACGTCAGCCACCGCGAAGGTTGGACGCTTTATGATCAAGCCGGACACGCCAGCAATGTGCAAATACGCGGGCAATTGTGCGCCAATAACGGTGAAGTGCTGAAACAAGCCGCGATTGCAGGCATGGGCGTGGCGCTGCTGCCGGATTTTGAATTGCAGGAAGCCTTGGCAAAAGGCGAGTTGGTGCGGATTTTACCAGAGTATTCCGCGCAAACCGTCTCGGTCTACGCGGTCTATCCCAGTCGGCAGTTTTTGCCCGAAAAGACACGGGCATTAGTCGATTTTTTGATTAGCGCTCTGCAAATTGCTTAA
- a CDS encoding DedA family protein gives MLHEIIDWIVNAVHGWGYTGIFVMMFLESTFFPFPSEVAMIPAGYLAHQGKMNLWLAIAAGLGGSLAGALFNYWLAFHFGRPFLVRYGKYVMFKEEHLQRMETFFAKHGHVSTFTGRLIPAIRQYISLPAGLARMNIPLFAFYTGLGAGLWVMILAFLGYFIGDNQALIKENLSTLTLATLGFVALVLVTYVVWQKRRTA, from the coding sequence ATGTTGCATGAAATTATTGACTGGATAGTCAATGCAGTACACGGCTGGGGTTATACCGGCATTTTTGTGATGATGTTTTTAGAATCAACCTTTTTCCCCTTCCCCAGTGAAGTGGCGATGATTCCTGCTGGCTATCTCGCACATCAAGGCAAAATGAATTTGTGGCTGGCGATTGCAGCCGGTTTAGGCGGCAGCTTAGCCGGTGCATTGTTTAACTACTGGTTAGCCTTCCACTTTGGACGCCCGTTTTTGGTACGTTACGGCAAATACGTGATGTTCAAAGAGGAGCACTTACAGCGCATGGAAACATTCTTTGCAAAACACGGGCATGTCTCAACCTTCACCGGGCGGTTAATTCCAGCAATACGTCAATACATTTCATTGCCTGCTGGACTGGCTCGCATGAATATCCCATTGTTTGCGTTTTACACCGGATTGGGTGCTGGCTTATGGGTCATGATTTTAGCATTTCTCGGTTATTTCATTGGCGATAATCAGGCGTTGATTAAAGAAAACCTGTCCACCTTGACACTGGCAACGCTGGGCTTTGTTGCATTGGTATTAGTCACTTACGTGGTTTGGCAGAAACGCCGTACTGCTTAA
- a CDS encoding peroxiredoxin: MTTPTLGTPVPDFTLAATSGLTFRLSDFQEKANVVLYFYPKDSTPGCTTEGQDFRDAYAQFQAVDTVVFGISRDSLKSHENFKAKQAFPFELLADVDEIACKLFDVIKLKNMYGKQVLGIERSTFLIDKQGVLRHEWRKVSVKTHVAAVLAAVQALA; the protein is encoded by the coding sequence ATGACGACCCCAACCCTCGGTACACCTGTACCTGACTTTACCCTCGCTGCCACATCTGGCTTGACCTTCCGCCTATCCGATTTTCAGGAAAAAGCCAACGTTGTCCTCTATTTTTACCCTAAGGACAGCACGCCAGGCTGCACCACCGAAGGGCAGGATTTCCGCGATGCGTATGCGCAATTTCAAGCCGTAGACACGGTGGTCTTTGGTATTTCGCGGGATAGCCTAAAGTCACACGAAAACTTCAAAGCGAAACAGGCTTTTCCCTTTGAACTGCTGGCGGATGTGGATGAAATCGCCTGCAAACTGTTTGATGTCATCAAATTGAAAAATATGTATGGCAAACAGGTACTCGGTATTGAACGCAGCACGTTTCTGATAGATAAGCAGGGTGTGTTGCGGCACGAATGGCGCAAAGTGTCGGTGAAAACACACGTTGCGGCAGTATTGGCAGCGGTGCAAGCGCTGGCGTAA